GCCAAGGTACGTTTCCATCATGGGAGTACGGAAGGCATCCAAGGTAGAACGTAAGATCTTTAAAGGAAAAGAGTACGAAGATAACGTAAACTCCAGTATAGAGCTTGTAAAATGGGTTTACCCGGTCAGGAAGGGCGAGGCAACCATGCTTACAGGAGAACTGGATGGTATATGTAAAGAACTTCTCGGAATTCTGAAGGAAAAGGGGGTGTACCAATGAGCTATACACTTGTTGTTGCTGAGGTAAGACGCGGGGTCTTTGAGGAAAGAAATCTGGATTCCATAGGTATTGCAGCCCTCCTGCAAAAAGATATCGTCCTTCTTGTTCCGGATGTTGCCTATGAAATGAAGGGAAATTTTGTTGACACAATAATGAAAGTTAACGTGGAAGAGGCTTTATTTTTCAATCCACTGAATTTTATAAACATTTTTGAGAAAGTAAAAGGTGCCCGCGGCAATCCGGATATGATTGTCTTCACACATTCGTCATCAGGCACTGAGCTTGCATCATATACAGCAGGTTATTTCAATATGCCTCTTATTACTGATGTCAGCGGTTTTGAAAAGGAAGGAAATATTTTCTATAAAAGCTACTATTCCGACAAGATTTTCGGTGAGTTCCGGCAGGCAGGGGAAGGACCATGCATCATTACTGTGAGGAGCGGCAGTTTTAAAGAAAATGCTGTTGAAAAAGGTCCTGCTGAAACCGTTACGCTTGAGGGTATTTCCCTTTCAGATATGAGAACCTTCGTTGAGTATGTTGAAGAAGAAAAGGGAGAGATAGATATCACAAAAGCAGATTTCCTCCTTTCCGTGGGAAGAGGGATTGGAAATAAAGATGAGATAGCTGATTACCAGGAGCTTGCCGGGCTGTTAAAGGCAACTATGTCCGGCTCTCGGCCGGTCATTGATAAGATGTGGCTTCCCAAGGCACAACAGGTCGGTACATCAGGCAAAACAGTCAAGCCTAAAGTATACCTTGCCATGGGCATAAGCGGGGCTTTTCAGCATATAGCCGGCATGAAAGATTCTGATTGTATTATAGCGGTCAACAAAGACCCGGAGGCGCCTATCTTTCAATATGCCCATTACGGCATAATCGGTGATGCAAACAAGCTAAGAGATAAGCTGAAGGATATTGCCAAGGGTTAATAATAGAACGAATTGTAAAGAATAGAAATGGATGAGACATATTCACAAGAAAAACACGTCCTTGTTGTAGGCGGTGGTATTGGCGGCATAACTGCTGCCCTTGAGCTTGCGGCCTGCGGCGTTCACGTAACCATGCTCGAGGAAGGCCCGTCCATAGGGGGACGGATGATTCAGCTCGATAAGACCTTCCCTACGCTTGATTGTTCCACATGCACCCTTTCACCCAAAATGGTTGAGGTAGCACTCAATCGTAATATAGAGCTGCTCTCATGGGCAAAACCCATGGCAGTAAAAAAAGCGGGGCAGGGCTTTCAGGTATCGATCCTGAAAAAATCGCGATATGTCGATATCCAGAAATGCACTGCCTGTGGATCCTGTTCACCGGCATGTCCTGTGGTAATGAAGAGTGAGTTCAACATGGGGACAGGACCGAGAAAAGCAATCTATATTCCTTTTCCTCAGGCCATTCCCAACAAGGCAAGTATTGACAAGCGTGTAGACCGTCCGTGTAAAGCCGCTTGTGTTGATGCATGTCCAATTCATACAAACGTTCTTGGATACCTCAAGCATATTAGTGAGGGAAGGTTTGCCGATGCCTACATGCTCATCAGGGCAACAAACCCATTCCCGTCGGTGTGCGGAAGGGTATGCTATGCACCCTGCGAAAAAGTTTGCAACAGAGGACAATTGGATGATCCATTGGCAATTCGTGACCTGAAAAGATTTGCGGTTGATCAATTTGATGTGGATTCTCTTGAAGTGCCCCAAATAACAAAGACAGAAAAAAAGGTGGCTGTTATCGGAGCAGGGCCGGCCGGCCTTGCCTGTGCACACAACCTTGCCATAGAAGGCCATGAAGTAACAGTTTTTGAGGCCCTTCCAGAGCCGGGAGGCATGTTGCGGTATGCCATACCTGAATACCGGCTTCCCAAAGAAGAGCTGAGAAAAGAGATCGGTTATATTGAAAAACTTGGTGTTGACATTAAATGCGGCATAGAAATAGGCAAGGATATGACTATTAATGCTGTAAAGAATGATTTTGATGCTATCTTCATCGGCGCAGGAGCCCCGAAGGGTTTGCTTCTTGGGGTGGAAGGGGAAGATACTGACGGTGTTATCGATGGTATACAATTTCTCCGTGCTGTCAATAGCGGTAAGTCCCTGGCAATAGGGAAGAATGTCACCGTCGTAGGCGGAGGAAACACTGCCGTCGACTGTGCGAGAACAGCAAAACGGCTCGGAAGCGAGAATGTAAAGCTCGTTTACCGGAGAACCCGTGATGAGATGCCAGCAGCCGGTGAAGAGATAGAGGCACTCATCCACGAGGGGATAGAAATACAGTTCCTTACAACACCGGTTCGCTTTTATGCAGAAAATGGAAGGCTCTCCGGGATGGAGTGCATCCGCATGGAACTCGGTGAGCCCGATGCAAGCGGCCGCAGGCGTCCGGTCCCCGTTGCAAACTCAAAATTTACACTCCCTGTCGATACGGTCATTACAGCCCTTGGTCAGGCAACCCAGACCTCTTTTGTCGAAGGGATAGGGGTGGTGTTGGCGAAAAACGGCACGATTGAAGTAGACCCTGCAACAGGCCAGACGAATATTGATGGCGTATTTGCCGGTGGTGATGTTTATACAGGACCTGCCTATGTGGTTGATGCCATTGCAGCCGGTCAGAAGGCGGCTTTTTCCATAAACAACTATTTGAAGGGTGCAGCAATAACTGAGGTCAGGGAAGAAAAGAAACCTGAGCAGCTTACAGAGGTTGAAGTGGCCCAACTGGCTGAGAAAACTCCACGGGCAGAGCGTATTCGTATGCCTGAAGCAAATGTTGAAGAGAGAGTGACCAATTTCGGCGAAGTGGCCATCGGCTACAGTCCGGAAGAAGCAATGGCTGAGGCAACACGATGCCTTGCCGGTCGTATAGAAGGCTGCATTCAGTGCGGTGAGTGCGAGAGACAGTGTGAAGTAAGAGCTATTGATCATGCCATGCAGGATGAGATTGTGGAAAGAGAGTACGACAGCATAGTCCTTGCCCCTGGCTTTGATCTATATGACCCGACGGAAAAAAAGGAATACGGCTATGGCACCCTTGAAGGGGTTTTGACAGGCATCGAGTTCGAGCGGATCTGTTCAGTCACAGGACCGACCGGCGGCGATATTGTGTTGAACGGAAAAGTTCCGAAGCGATTTTATTTTATACAATGTGTGGGCTCCAGGGATCGGCAAAGCGGTGCCAGGTTCTGTTCACGGGTATGCTGCATGTATACGGCAAAACATGCCAGTATCGTCAAGGACAGGATTAAAGATGCTGAGATTTATGTTTCCTACATTGATGTCAGGGCTTATGGAAAGAGTTATGAAGAATTTTACAAGAGCACTCAGGAAAGCGGAACCTTTTACATACGGGGCATTCCCGGAGAAATTACGAAGACTGAAAATGGCTTATTGGTAAGAGTGGAGGACATGCTAAGCAATGAAATGCTTGAGGTTGAAGTTGATCTGGTAATCCTCGCAACAGGGGTACGACCGCGTAAACAGACTGAAGACCTTTGCAGAATCATGTCCATAAAAAGAGATGAGTATGGTTTTATCAGGGTGGACTCAATACAGCCGTCACGGACAAATGTTAATGGCATCTTTGTATGCGGCATGGCCTCGGGGCCTAAGGATGTACCCGATACTGTCGCATCCGGCGGAGAAGCGGCTGCGCGATGCATGGAGTACATAAATAAGTGAAAAGTGAACGGTGCATAGTGAATAGTAGAAGATTTCTGAAATCTTGTTTGTGTCCCACGTCACACGTCTCACGTCCCACGGGGGTTTGGATATGAAGACCGGTATATTCATCTGCCATTGCGGTCACAATATCAAACACACCATTGATGTGAAAAAGCTGAGCCAGTACTTCAAAAAATATCCCGGTGTAACCGTTGCAGAAGACTATCCCTTTGTCTGTTCTGAGCCTGGTCAGGACATGATCAGGGACAGTATTGAAAAACAAGGACTTGATCGCGTGCTTATCGCATCTTGCACACCTTCACTCCACGGAGAATTGTTCAAGGACCTCCTGAAAAAGTCAGACCTAAACCCCTTTCTTTTAAGAAGAGTCAGCATCAGAGAGCATTGTTCCTGGGTTGGCGATGACCTTGACATCAATACAGAAAAGGCAAGAAGACTGATCCTGGCAGGACTTTATTCGGCAGCTCATTACGTTCCCCTCGAAGAAAAGGTAGTGGAGGTCACCAAGTCGGCACTTATCGTAGGAGGCGGAGTCTCAGGCTTAAGCGCAGCAGCATTTCTTTCAAAAATGGGAATGCAGGTATATCTTGTAGAAAAAGAAGCTGAACTTGGCGGTCATGTTCGAGCCCTTAAGGACATCTGGCCTGCCAGAAGGGACGGCAAGGAAATTATCGATGAAATGGTGGAGGAACTAACCGGTAAAAGCAATGTTGAAATATTCACCTCAACAACGATCAGCGCCTTTGAAGGTTTTTTCGGCAACTACGAAGTAACGCTCAATACCCCGAAGGGAGAGAAAAAATTAACTGCAGGCGGAGTGATTGTGGCTGCAGGATTTTCACCTTTTGATCCCCGCATAAAGCCGGAGCTGGCCTACGGTAAAGATAAAAGGATTATTACTACGCTCGATTTTGAAAGAGACAGTGACTCCCTCTCTCTTCCCGAGAATCCACGTATAGCTATACTCCACTGTGTAGGTTCAAGAGATGAACAGATAGGTAAACCATACTGTTCGAGGGTGTGCTGTATCAATGCGCTTCGTGTCGGTGATTCGATAAAAGAGAAATATAAGGATTCATACGTTGAATCATTTTATATGGATGTAAGGGCGCATCCGCGAGGCGGAGAAGAATTCTTTGAAGATACTCAGGAAAAGGGTGTCCTGTTCACGAGAAGCAATATCGCTGAGATTGTTCCGGGTTCTAAGGGTGTACTTGTCCGGGGAGAAGATACATTATTTAATGAGTTCTTTGAGAGGGAGTTTGATCTTGTTGTCCTTTCAATAGGCATGTCTCCCCCTGTTGACAATAAGCTGATTGCCACGCTTTTCAAGATAACCCTTGATAAAGATAAATTCTTCCTTGAAGCACATATTAAACTGAGACCCTTTGACACGGCGGTAAAGGGAATTTTCATAGCAGGATCATGTTCAGGTCCAAAGGATATTGAGGAATCAATCAACCACGGAAGGGCCTCTGCGGTGAAGCTCTACGGATTCCTTAACCTCGGATATGCCTTTGTAGACCCCTTTATATCAATCGTTGATCCAAAGAGGTGCAGCGGCTGCAGGATGTGTGAACAGGCCTGTGTTGCAAAAGCAATAAAGTATGATGAAACAAAGAGGATTGTCCATGTTGAGGAAGCCGCCTGCATGGGATGCGGCCTCTGTAACAGTACGTGCCCCTCATCGGCAGTAACCTTAAAAGGTTATGCGGACATGATTATTGATGATGAAATAAGCGCCCTCACGGAGGCAATATAAATCAGTGAATAGTGAATAGTATAAAAACAGTTTAAATTAGCAGGGACGTTTTGGTTGAATGGTATTAAACTATTCACTATTCACTATTCACTATTCACTAACGACTATTCACTACAGGAGGTACGATGGTTGAAGTAACAAACACCAAGAATACCGAGATCATCGGTTTCGCCTGCTCTTTTTGTACATTCAAGGCATCTGAGATGGCAGGAAGCCTGAGGATGAAATATCCGGACGGAGTGAAGCTCATTCAGGTGCCCTGTTCAAGCAGGGTGGACCCGGCATTTGTAATTAAGGCAATATTTGAGGGGGCAGATGGTGTCTTTGTGGCCGGATGTCATCCCGGTGATTGTCATTTTATTAAAGGGAATTATTTTACCAGGAGAAAGATGGCTGCCCTGAAAGAGATGTTCGACGTATTTTCCATTAAGGATAAATTACGCCTTTTCTGGGTAAGCGCTGCTGAGGCAAGACGTTTTGTTGAAAAAGTTACAGGCATGCATAACGAGATAAAGGAAAAAAAAAATGCAGAGTAAGCAGATTGAAAATGGCAATATCGAAAATGCTCTTAATCAGTTTTTGAAAGATGAGCAGCATCTGGTCCTTGGATTTGAAAAGGGCAAAGAAGGTTTAAATCATGGGATATTTAAAACACATGTGGATAATCTTACGCTTTTGAATCCAGTGTTCAGTATAAACGGGGCCTTATATCTACGCCGTCTATTCTCCAAAGGAACAGGGATTATTCTCATGCTAAGACCTTGTGAAATAAGGGCATACAACGAATTAGTCAAATTGAACCAGATCGAAAGAGAAGATATCATTGCTGTGTCCATCGATTGCCCGGGAACTGTGTCATCGAAACAGGGATTTGATGATATACCCGCAGAGGCATCAAAGATAGTAGAATATTTGCAGAACCCCGGCAAGATGCGATGGGCCTGCGAGGTATGCAGGGAAAAGAGGGGGGTTGTGGGAGATGCAGGCATCAGAATAGACAAAAACGGTATCTTCTGGGCATTTTCTTACACGGAAAAAGGAGAGACCCTTTTATCACTTATCGAAGGTGAGATCAAAGAAGCAACGGCAGAAATGCTCATCAGCGAAAGCAAGGAGCCCGTTAAATTTACCACCGATATGGAAGAATTCTCCAAAGACTTCTCAAAGTGTATCATGTGCAAGAATTGCAGGGATATGTGTCCGGTTTGTTACTGCATTGATTGTGTGTTCAACGGTGATGAGTACTTGCCCAAGGGCGATGCACTTATTAACAAAATATTTCGTATTGGCTCTTCAGCTATGCCCCAGGGTAAAGAGCTTTTTCATATGATCAGGATGTTCCATGTTTCACAGACCTGTGTGGGCTGTGGCGCATGCGAAGACGCATGTCCCCAGGGGATCCCCTTAACAAAGTACTTCAAGGGCACATCAGAAAGACTCCAGGGCATGTTTTCATATATATCAGGACGGAGTCTTGATGAAGAAATACCCTACCTTACATTTCTTGAAGACGAGTTGGAAGATGCAGAAGACTGATCACGTAATAGATTTAGCCGGATATAAAAAAGAAGACCTAACAGTCTGTCTGGGATGCAAAATCTGTGCATCTGTTTGCACGGTCAATGACCTTTCAATCAGCACGAGTCCTCAGGAACTACTCCAGACACTCTTTCTTGGAAAGGATATTTCTGCAGATAATCCGCTGGTGCGATACTGCACGGGTTGTTACCGGTGTACCCAGGCCTGTCCCTGGGATATACGAATCCCGGAAATAGTGAGGGCTCTCAGGGATGTGCTTGCCACGGGATCGCCTTTTGAAAAGGCATTCAAAGGTTCTTTAGATATATGGGGAAGGGTTTATGAGCCATATGTGCTTCTTAAGGCAGTACCTTTTCTTATTAAAGAAGGATACTTAAAACATATGAACAGATGGATTGAATATATGGGCATTCATTTACCCCATAAAGTTAAAAAGATAAATCCTTCAAACAATTCAAACGGCCAAAAAGGCGGAACATTATGAATTACGGTTATTACCCGGGTTGCTCGCTCACAGGATCAGCCCACAAGTTGGATAAAGGGGTAAGGAAGGTTTTAGAAAAACAGGGTCATGTCCTTAAGGAAATCCCTGATTGGAACTGTTGTGGTGCATTTGAATATGGCGACAGGAATGAACTTACCAACTTTTCCAAAAGAAACCTGGAAAAGGCCAGGGGTCTCTTTTCTGAGATCATTGCTCCATGCCCGGCATGCTATAAAAATCTGAAAGAGGCAGACGAGAATAATGAATTTGAAATTCAGCACCCCCTCGATCTTTTTGGAGAAGCTTTTCTTTCTTCAATGAAACAGGTGCACGATCTGAAAGGTAACGTATTTACACCATATTACGGTTGTATCCTTTTAAGGCCACGGGAAACTGCAATCACAAATAAAACAGTGATGGAAGACACAATTTCCCGCTTTGGTGGAGAAATTGCTAGCGAAAAAGTAAAGGATAAATGCTGCGGAGGGAATCAGATTTTTATTAATAAGTTTGCCACTGAGAAGCTTTCCAGGCTTATACTTGAAAAATCAAAAGGAACGTTGGTTGTGTTCTGCCCTCTCTGTCATATGGCTTTGAAAACATTTTCAGGGGACAGGAAGGTAATTTATTTCACTGACCTTTTGCTTTATATAATGGGAGAAAAGAACACGCTATGAACGTATTGATAGTAGGCGGTGGTATAAGCGGCATTTCTGCAGCAAAGGTTGCCCTGAAGGAACATCATAATGTTACAATCCTCGAGAAAACTGCTGAGCCGGGCGGACTCATGGCGCGTATAGCCAACTGCAGGGTAGGGTTCAAGACTTTCTTTGATGAGATCGTTAATGACAGCAATCTTCAAGTAATAACAGATACTAATATTATAAACGTTAATAAAATAGATGATAAATATATTGTAACAACTGATAATAATAAGGTAATAAATGCTGATAGAGTTATAGTTGCCACTGGCCTGTCACCATATGATCCTGTTGAGTATAAAGGAAAGAGAATACTTACAAGCCTTGAGTACGATGCTCTTATAGATCAGCGGAAAGGAGAACTTCCCAACGATTTTAATAAGATAGGATTTGTACTCTGTGTGGGTTCACGCTCAAAAGAGTATCCTCTTTGTTCATCGGTATGCTGTTCCTATACCATACGAGAGATTAAATGGACACTACAGAGGGCAAAACCGGAGATAAAGGTTTTTTACAATGACCTTCGTTTTTTTGGCCAGGAATTTTATATGGAAAAGGCATACAGGGATGCTGGTGTTACATTCATACGTGCCAATTCACGCTATTTTGAAGAAGACGAAAAGGGCGTAACAATCCGCTATTTTACGGACGAAGAAATCAGAGAGGAACGCTTTGATTATATAGTTTTGGCAATAGGGCTGAGGCCTAACCCTGAACTTGCAGCTTTAAGTAAACTATTCGGTTTTTCCCTCAATGAGTATGGATTTGTGAAAGAGATTGAACCATTAACCACAGATATTGAAGGGGTTTATGTGTCTGGCGGTGCACTTGAACCTATGAATATAAAGGATTCTATTCTTACTGGATTCGGAGCAGGCATGCTTGCTCTCAGGGGTAAAAATTTATCTTCAGAAATAATTAGGAATCAGGAAATGCTTTATAAAGAAACAGAACCTGATTTACCTAAAGTTGACGGTGATTTTTCATCGTATCTATTTTATCTTGGCACTGAAAATATTGGCACGGGTATATTCTACGAGTTTATATCCTCAAAATTTATTGCCATGGCGAGAGATTTAAAAAGGGCCGGAAAAACAGTATATGTATTCACACAAAATATGGTTATGCCTTCATATGATGAAATTGTATATGAGGATGCACGACGTGAGGGTGTTTTATTTATACACCTTGAAGAAGGAGAAAAGTTTACATTTAATCATGGCAAAGCCATTATTATGGGTCTAAAAAGACAACTCGATTTTGCTGTTGAAAGGATTATATGTTTCGACGATTATACAGATCTGTTTAAGGACAGAGAATTCCTTTCTCTTTACAGATCCGAACCTCAGCTCAGATGGTCGCCAACAAAATGGAGCAGAAAAAGATACCATGTCGGATTCATCAGGCATCCGCGTGCAGAACGTTGGGAACCGAGAGAGATTCTCGGAGCTTTAGGTGAGATGCTTCTTGATATGCAGGAGGAGAGATTATTTCCTGTTATAAATGAAGAGCGATGCAGTGGCTGCGGTTCATGCGAGGGGGCATGTCCCCATAGTGCCATTGAGATTGAAATGCGTGAAACGTCACTGGCTATTTTCGGGCCACTGGCATCAACAGTCGTACCAATTGCACATGTAAAGGAAGATGCCTGCGTGGGTTGTGGTCTGTGCGCATCAACATGTCCCTCTGATGTGATCAGTTATAATCCCTAACAAAAAATAAGTGCGTGCAATAAAGATCTAATTGTCAATTCTATAAAATAATTTTATTAGAAACATAGATCTAAACTAAAAGTCATTATAATTTCTTAATTTCAATAGGTGTTATGAAATCAGTTTTTAAATATGATGCATGCCTCTCAGAAATGCCACACAAATGCATTTTAATGGCTCTTTAATGGAAAATATTACACATACCATAAATCTTGTTGTACGTGCAAATTTGAAGGTCATTTTTTTGAGAAGTAGAGTAAACATATTTAAATGGTTAACAACAAATGATATATGAAAATATCAATATTAATATAAGTACTGATAAGAGATATTATGTTAACTTTTATTTATATCTAACATATATATTTTTAATTAAAAATAGAGCTAAAAAAGACATTCAATTTATAAAAATGTAGACTCCCCCGATAATGGGATCTACTATGTCCCGCTGGATAATTATATTAAGCATCCAATCTTCAATCCTGACATTTCTGGGAAGAATTTTTGCACCATTTGATGAATAAATATCTTCAGCAACTATCATTCCAGTTTTAAGGTCCTCAACGGGAATCTTCTCTTTATTATAAGACAGAATTTTATCATTTTTAATAAGATAATCTACCAAATGTGTTGCGACTACAGTATCAAGAGTTTTATTCATAAAAAGTCTTATCTGTTCGATAGCTTGCTCATTAGAAAAACCAGAATCAAAAAGTTCTTCCTGAAAATTTATAGTTCTTAAAATTTTCGCACCAATAGTGATTTCATCCTTCATAAGCCCTTCCGGCATTCCGGAACCATTATAGTTTTCATACTGATGATATATATCATGGGCAGCTTCTTTAAAACCGGAAATCGTAGAAACAATAATAGAACCTATAAGCGGGTGCTGATGAAATACTTCCTTTTCCTGTGCAGATAGATCTTTATATTTCTTTTTAATTATAGTATCCGGCAGACCTATCTTTCCAATTTCATGCAAAATAGCACCAAAAACTATTTTTTTTGCTTCATCTTCATTTATATCCATATTTACAGAAATATGTTGCGATATTTCCCTTGCTAAATGAGCACGATCACTCGCACCAGGTATCTGTACTTCAAGTATCTTCAGCAGGATTGCAATTAATTCCTCAAAGTTTTTTTTAAGAAGTTGATTGGCATTTTCAAGCTTTTCTTTTTCTTCAATCAATTCGTTTTGAAGACCTTTTATCCTTAAAAAAGCCTTCACTTTACCAAGCAATACGCTTGCAGAAACAGTTTTTTCAATATAATCGTCAGCCCCTTCTTCAAGACCTGTCACTTTTTTAATGATATCTGTTTCAGATGTAAGAAGAATAAAAATAGTCTTATTTAAATCAACATTTTTTTTAATATATCTGCAAAATTCAAATCCGTTTTTCCCTGGCATGTAATAATCACTTATGATGATGTCAGGCTTGTTTTCATGAGCAACAGCGATACCTTCATCAGCATCCTTAGCTTGTTTTATTTCATATAACTGTTCTTTTGACAGTACAACTTCAAGTATTTTTAATGAGACAGGATCATCATCTACAATCAATATTTTTGGTTTGTTAAATGTATTCATTTTTTTTCATTTCCTGGATTGGGAGGTATATTCTGTGGTTTGTTTTCATTAAGTGGATTAGCAGGTGCATTCTGTGATTTACTTTCACTAACTGGTTGTTTTGCTATTGCGACGATAATATTCACACGTCTATTTATATAATCCAAAGGCTTGTCAGGCTGTTTGAGATTACGATCTGCATATCCGCGTATTTCACTAACCT
This DNA window, taken from Pseudomonadota bacterium, encodes the following:
- a CDS encoding response regulator, translating into MNTFNKPKILIVDDDPVSLKILEVVLSKEQLYEIKQAKDADEGIAVAHENKPDIIISDYYMPGKNGFEFCRYIKKNVDLNKTIFILLTSETDIIKKVTGLEEGADDYIEKTVSASVLLGKVKAFLRIKGLQNELIEEKEKLENANQLLKKNFEELIAILLKILEVQIPGASDRAHLAREISQHISVNMDINEDEAKKIVFGAILHEIGKIGLPDTIIKKKYKDLSAQEKEVFHQHPLIGSIIVSTISGFKEAAHDIYHQYENYNGSGMPEGLMKDEITIGAKILRTINFQEELFDSGFSNEQAIEQIRLFMNKTLDTVVATHLVDYLIKNDKILSYNKEKIPVEDLKTGMIVAEDIYSSNGAKILPRNVRIEDWMLNIIIQRDIVDPIIGGVYIFIN